One stretch of Cedecea neteri DNA includes these proteins:
- the cmoM gene encoding tRNA uridine 5-oxyacetic acid(34) methyltransferase CmoM produces the protein MGDRNFDDIAEKFSHNIYGTTKGQLRQAILWQDLDAFLATQPAAIRVLDAGGGEGQTATRFAERGHEVVLCDVSAGMIARAKMLAQDKGVSDNMHFVQSAAQDMAQRLESPVDLILFHAVLEWVTDPQAVLKALWDCLRPGGTLSLMFYNANGLLMRNMFVGNFEYVLQGMKKNKRKTLSPDNPLQPEQVYHWLEQIGWQITGKTGVRVFHDYLRDKHKQRDGFDDLLTLETRYCRQEPFISLGRYIHVTAFKPQSQG, from the coding sequence ATGGGTGACCGCAATTTTGACGATATTGCCGAGAAGTTTTCGCACAATATCTATGGCACAACCAAAGGCCAGTTGCGGCAGGCGATCCTCTGGCAGGATCTGGATGCTTTTCTTGCTACCCAACCTGCAGCCATAAGGGTGCTGGATGCCGGCGGAGGGGAAGGGCAAACGGCGACCCGATTTGCCGAGCGGGGTCATGAAGTTGTGCTTTGTGATGTGTCCGCCGGGATGATTGCACGTGCAAAAATGCTCGCCCAGGATAAAGGTGTGAGCGACAACATGCATTTTGTACAATCTGCCGCTCAGGATATGGCCCAACGTTTGGAAAGCCCGGTTGATCTGATATTGTTTCATGCGGTGCTCGAGTGGGTCACTGACCCTCAGGCCGTGCTAAAAGCGCTTTGGGATTGTTTGCGTCCCGGCGGCACTTTGTCGCTAATGTTCTACAATGCAAACGGCCTGCTGATGCGAAACATGTTCGTCGGGAACTTCGAATATGTGCTGCAGGGGATGAAAAAAAATAAGCGCAAAACCCTTTCGCCCGACAATCCGCTGCAGCCAGAACAGGTTTACCACTGGCTGGAGCAAATTGGCTGGCAAATTACCGGTAAAACCGGCGTGCGGGTGTTCCACGACTACCTGCGAGATAAACACAAACAACGAGATGGTTTTGACGATTTGCTGACGCTGGAGACGCGTTATTGCCGGCAGGAGCCGTTTATCAGTCTCGGCCGCTATATTCACGTAACCGCGTTTAAGCCGCAGAGCCAAGGATAA
- the elyC gene encoding envelope biogenesis factor ElyC: MLFILKKIIGGMLLPLPFLLLTMGVSLALLWFTRWQKTAKGLLTASWLVLFLISLQPVADWMLKPIEDTYATRQQGDNARYIVVLGGGYTWNPDWAPSSNLINNSLPRLTEAIRLKQLNPGAKLIFTGARAMTNAVSTAEAGARVAESLGISREDIITLDSPKDTEEEAHAVAKLIGQQPFILVTSASHLPRAMIFFTQAGLHPLPAPANQLAITSPLNPWEKAIPDSVWLMHSERVGYETLGRIWQWLKGSSGEPGQ; this comes from the coding sequence ATGCTTTTTATACTGAAAAAAATCATTGGCGGGATGTTGCTGCCCCTGCCTTTCCTGCTGTTGACCATGGGCGTTAGCCTGGCGCTGCTGTGGTTTACCCGCTGGCAGAAAACGGCCAAAGGATTACTTACCGCAAGCTGGCTGGTGCTTTTCCTGATTAGCCTGCAGCCCGTTGCCGACTGGATGTTAAAACCTATTGAAGACACTTACGCCACTCGCCAGCAGGGTGATAACGCGCGCTACATCGTGGTGCTGGGCGGCGGCTATACGTGGAACCCGGACTGGGCTCCCAGCTCCAACCTGATCAACAACAGTTTACCGCGACTCACCGAAGCGATTCGTCTGAAACAGCTGAATCCAGGGGCAAAACTTATCTTTACCGGAGCCAGGGCGATGACCAATGCCGTTAGCACGGCGGAGGCCGGTGCCAGGGTTGCGGAAAGTCTTGGGATTTCCAGAGAGGACATCATCACCCTCGATTCCCCCAAAGATACTGAAGAGGAAGCGCACGCCGTGGCGAAGCTGATAGGCCAGCAGCCGTTTATCCTGGTGACATCCGCTTCGCATCTTCCACGCGCGATGATCTTCTTCACCCAAGCCGGGCTACATCCGCTCCCGGCACCGGCCAATCAGCTGGCGATAACCTCTCCGCTTAATCCGTGGGAGAAGGCTATCCCCGACTCGGTATGGCTGATGCACAGCGAGCGCGTGGGCTATGAAACGCTGGGACGCATCTGGCAATGGCTGAAAGGCTCCTCAGGAGAGCCAGGGCAGTAG